One stretch of Psilocybe cubensis strain MGC-MH-2018 chromosome 6, whole genome shotgun sequence DNA includes these proteins:
- a CDS encoding GTP-binding protein rhoA, whose protein sequence is MSEIKGTLSSLVMVLAESHIPRGSSSESLAASSEVYVPTVFENYVADVEVDGKHVELALWDTAGQEDYDRLRPLSYPDSHVILICFAVDSPDSLDNVQEKWISEVMHFCAGLPIILVGCKKDLRRDPRVIEELRKTSQRPVTPEEGMAVAQKIGAKHYLECSAKSGEGVREVFQYATRAALLSRGKGKKSHHCIVL, encoded by the exons ATGTCGGAAATCAAAGGAACCTTGTCATCGTTGGTGATGGTGCTTGCGGAAAG TCATATTCCCAGAG GCAGCTCCAGCGAATCCCTGGCGGCTTCGTCCGAG GTCTATGTGCCCACCGTGTTCGAGAACTACGTTGCCGATGTCGAGGTCGATGGCAAGCACGTGGAGCTTGCTCTATGGGATACGGCCGGCCAGGAAGACTACGATCGTCTACGCCCTCTCAGTTATCCTGATTCGcatgtcatcctcatctgctTCGCTGTCGACTCCCCCGATTCGCTTGATAACGTCCAGGAGAAG TGGATTTCCGAAGTTATGCATTTCTGTGCCGGCCTGCCTATCATTCTTGTCGGCTGCAAAAAGGATCTCAGACGTGACCCCCGTGTGATTGAGGAGCTTAGGAAGACGAGCCAGCGACCCGTAACCCCCGAAgag GGTATGGCAGTCGCCCAGAAGATTGGGGCAAAGCACTACCTCGAGTGCTCCGCCAAGTCGGGTGAGGGCGTCCGCGAAGTCTTCCAGTACGCCACCCGCGCCGCACTGCTCAGCAGaggaaagggcaagaagaGCCACCATTGCATCGTGTTGTAG